The Deltaproteobacteria bacterium genomic sequence CAGCAAATGGCGCTTGTGAATAAGGCCCTCTACCCCTCGCTGGAAACGGTTTTCATGATGACCGAGGGACAATATTCACATCTTCGCTCCACTTTTATTCGCGAAATTCTGCTGTCGGATGGTTCGTGCAAAGGAATGATTCATCCGCTTGTTGAAAAGAAACTGAAAAAGTCATTGCGAGGAATATCGTTTTGAAGCCATCTCCCATAGAATTCTCAAAACGTATTTTAAAAATCAAACCTTCCCCGACACTGAGTGCGGCAGCGATTGCCAAGGAACTTCAGGCGAAGGGAATTAAAATCACCGATTTTACCGTCGGGGAACTGACGTTTCACACACCGAAAAAAATAAAAGAGGCGTGTAAAAAAGCCATCGCCGAAAATTGGACACGTTACGCCATTGTGCCGGGCATTTTAGAATTGCGACAGGCAATTACGGCGAGGATTAAAAAAGATTACAGCGTTTCTTATTCGCCAAATGAAGTGATTGTAACCTGCGGCGCAAAACACGCGATCTATAATGTTCTTCAAGTTTTGCTCAATGAAGGGGATGAAGTATTGATTCCAACACCCTATTGGGTTTCCTATCCCGATCAGGTTTTGTTGGCCGACGGCAAACCGGTTTTTTTGACGACCGATGAAAAAAACGGATTTAAAACCACGCCGAAACAACTTGAAAAATTCATCACACCGAAAACAAAACTTTTTATTTTGAATACTCCCTCTAACCCAGCAGGAGTGTGTTATAGCGGGGAAGAACTTCAAGCGCTGGGAAAAATTTGTGCCAAAAATAATATTCTGGTTCTCTCGGATGAAATTTACGACAAACTTGTTTTTGATAATTTCAAACACACTTCGTTTGTGCATGCCTGCCCCGAAATGCGTGACAGAACTATTCTGATAAACGGCGCTTCCAAAAGTTATTCGATGACAGGTTGGCGCATGGGTTTTGCGGCGGCGCCGATTGCGATCATCGATAAAATGAAAATTTTGCAGAGTCAGGAACTGACTTCCATTCCCACTTTTGTGCAGAAAGCCTGTGTTACCGCCTTTGCCGACTGCGACAAGAAAGTGGAAGAAATGCGTGTAGAAATGCAAAAAAGAAGAGATGTGATGCACGCGGAGCTTTCAAAAATCAAAGGAGTGGAATGTTTAAAACCCGAAGGCGCTTTTTATCTTTTTCCAAATAT encodes the following:
- a CDS encoding pyridoxal phosphate-dependent aminotransferase; this encodes MKPSPIEFSKRILKIKPSPTLSAAAIAKELQAKGIKITDFTVGELTFHTPKKIKEACKKAIAENWTRYAIVPGILELRQAITARIKKDYSVSYSPNEVIVTCGAKHAIYNVLQVLLNEGDEVLIPTPYWVSYPDQVLLADGKPVFLTTDEKNGFKTTPKQLEKFITPKTKLFILNTPSNPAGVCYSGEELQALGKICAKNNILVLSDEIYDKLVFDNFKHTSFVHACPEMRDRTILINGASKSYSMTGWRMGFAAAPIAIIDKMKILQSQELTSIPTFVQKACVTAFADCDKKVEEMRVEMQKRRDVMHAELSKIKGVECLKPEGAFYLFPN